The following proteins are encoded in a genomic region of Deltaproteobacteria bacterium:
- a CDS encoding integration host factor subunit alpha, translating to MTLTKSRIFEDVAKLGFTYKRAQEISETLLEIVKRTLENGEDVLISRFGKFCVKHKRRRRGRNPATGEDLILAERRVVTFRPSSILRDKINRKE from the coding sequence ATGACACTTACGAAAAGCAGGATCTTCGAGGACGTGGCAAAGCTGGGCTTCACCTATAAGCGGGCCCAGGAGATTTCGGAAACCCTCCTGGAAATCGTGAAAAGGACTCTCGAAAACGGGGAGGACGTATTGATTTCAAGGTTCGGAAAATTTTGCGTAAAACACAAAAGACGCAGAAGGGGGCGGAATCCAGCCACTGGTGAAGACCTGATCCTTGCTGAGAGGCGAGTGGTGACCTTCCGGCCCTCGTCGATACTAAGGGACAAAATCAATCGGAAGGAATAG
- a CDS encoding menaquinone biosynthesis decarboxylase: protein MKRGYRNLSGFLRTLRETGELKRVERPVSPYLEISRMTDRESKSPGGGKALFFARVEGSPYPVVTNLFGSERRICLALGVSRLEDLTERMRRLIELRPPRGLRDTLALLPRVLPVTRCFPRRHLTGTPPCQEVVYRGEEVDLTRLPILHHWPKDAGPFITLPMVFTRSLKSGRRNTGMYRLQIFDRRTTGMHWHVHKDGAHFFREYRRARKRMPVAVAIGADPATIYAATAPMPRNGDEMLLAGFIRQRPVTMAKCLTVDMEVPAEAEFVLEGYVDPEERRLEGPFGDHTGYYSLPDEYPVFHVTALTHRKDPVYCSTLVGPPPMEDCYLGKATERLFLPFLQALFPEMVDYWFPWEGAFHNGVVVSMEKEYPGHAQKLMYGLWGQGQLSFCKSILVVDEDVDLRNPEQILAKILHDFDITTDITFSRGILDVLDHASPTPIFGSKIGIDLTRRLPGEPPRHTPGESIEKGSIHGRRLLEGIREAIKGVTGCSPIAPCNGDGGGSHPRNRVLALGVEKDPKRGGRYFAGKLFDLPVLKGFNIILLFDPDVSFEKDSLLLWKLFHNVDPERDMFIRGGRLVVDACRKGPQDGHGREWPDELVFPDA, encoded by the coding sequence TTGAAACGTGGATATAGAAATCTTTCGGGATTCCTCCGCACCCTCCGGGAGACGGGAGAACTGAAAAGGGTGGAAAGGCCGGTTTCTCCCTACCTTGAGATCAGCCGGATGACGGACCGGGAGTCCAAGAGTCCGGGCGGGGGAAAGGCCCTCTTTTTTGCCCGGGTCGAAGGGTCTCCCTATCCCGTTGTGACCAACCTGTTCGGGAGCGAAAGACGCATCTGCCTTGCCCTGGGGGTCAGCCGCCTGGAAGATCTTACGGAGAGAATGAGGCGCCTGATCGAGTTGCGTCCTCCCAGGGGATTGCGGGATACACTCGCTCTTCTCCCCCGGGTGCTCCCGGTTACCCGCTGTTTTCCGAGGCGTCACCTGACAGGAACCCCGCCCTGCCAGGAAGTTGTTTACCGGGGTGAGGAGGTGGATCTCACCCGCTTGCCCATCCTTCACCACTGGCCGAAGGATGCAGGTCCATTTATCACTCTACCTATGGTCTTTACCCGGAGCCTGAAGAGCGGCCGGCGGAATACGGGGATGTATCGTCTCCAGATTTTTGACCGGCGGACCACTGGGATGCACTGGCACGTCCACAAGGACGGGGCCCATTTCTTCCGTGAGTACAGGAGGGCCCGGAAGCGCATGCCGGTCGCCGTGGCAATCGGGGCCGATCCGGCAACCATCTACGCGGCCACCGCCCCTATGCCCAGAAACGGGGACGAGATGCTCCTGGCCGGTTTCATCCGGCAGCGGCCCGTTACCATGGCCAAGTGCCTCACGGTGGACATGGAGGTCCCGGCCGAGGCCGAGTTCGTCCTGGAAGGGTATGTGGACCCGGAGGAGCGGCGTCTGGAGGGACCCTTCGGGGACCACACGGGATACTACTCCTTGCCGGACGAGTACCCGGTCTTCCACGTCACGGCCCTCACCCATCGAAAAGATCCCGTTTATTGCTCTACGCTGGTGGGGCCTCCGCCTATGGAAGACTGTTACCTGGGAAAGGCCACCGAGCGGCTTTTTCTGCCCTTCCTGCAGGCCTTGTTCCCCGAGATGGTGGATTACTGGTTCCCCTGGGAGGGGGCCTTTCACAACGGGGTGGTGGTATCCATGGAAAAGGAGTATCCGGGACATGCCCAGAAGCTCATGTATGGGTTGTGGGGCCAGGGGCAGTTAAGCTTCTGCAAATCCATCCTGGTGGTGGACGAGGACGTGGATCTTCGGAATCCGGAGCAGATTTTGGCCAAGATTTTGCATGATTTTGATATCACCACGGACATCACATTTTCCAGGGGCATCCTGGATGTCCTGGACCATGCCTCCCCCACCCCGATCTTTGGATCGAAAATAGGGATCGACCTGACCCGGAGATTGCCCGGGGAACCACCAAGACACACCCCCGGAGAGAGCATTGAAAAAGGTTCGATCCATGGGAGACGGTTGCTTGAAGGGATCCGGGAGGCCATTAAAGGAGTGACGGGGTGTTCTCCTATAGCCCCCTGTAACGGGGATGGAGGGGGAAGCCACCCCCGGAACCGGGTCCTTGCCCTTGGGGTGGAAAAAGACCCCAAAAGGGGGGGGCGGTATTTCGCCGGGAAACTTTTCGATCTGCCGGTCCTGAAGGGATTCAACATCATCCTTCTCTTTGATCCGGATGTATCGTTTGAAAAGGATTCTTTGCTCCTCTGGAAACTCTTTCACAACGTGGACCCGGAGCGGGATATGTTTATCCGCGGGGGGCGGCTGGTGGTGGATGCCTGCAGAAAGGGTCCCCAGGACGGGCACGGTAGGGAGTGGCCCGATGAGCTTGTTTTTCCGGATGCTTGA